The proteins below are encoded in one region of Polypterus senegalus isolate Bchr_013 chromosome 2, ASM1683550v1, whole genome shotgun sequence:
- the LOC120524426 gene encoding neurotrophin receptor-interacting factor homolog, translated as MTYGCLIGQLRTKTVLAVWLQRSLKELALQTAIQEWSRAAQAEEEVQVTGDIRTVETLLRQFIAVQEDKDQRLEQRFKSLQHQFAQLQGQVNLVQQSQSSNPDESVERSRGASARTWEYPRLMPFQEPEDIEHYLSTFERVATVCDWPRADWAIRLVPLLTGGARAAFLAMPVEESLIYDSLKAAILEKYEISTETYRVRFRSLEWEEGQSPKELLTLLKELCTKWLQPQKHSIDQIIDFILLEQLLQVFDIKIRTWVEEHRPKTSKEAAELAEVFLAAHRPRNLRKEDKVIQRPRTTAKPTVAGKIRQPVAVC; from the exons ATGACGTACGGCtgtttaattggtcagc TACGGACGAAGACAGTTTTGGCAGTATGGCTCCAAAGAAGCCTCAAGGAGTTGGCACTCCAGACCGCAATACAGGAGTGGTCTCGAGCAGCACAGGCAGAGGAAGAAGTCCAAGTCACTGGGGATATCCGTACAGTGGAGACACTCTTGCGACAATTCATCGCTGTGCAGGAAGACAAAGACCAACGATTGGAACAGCGATTCAAAAGTCTGCAGCACCAGTTTGCCCAGCTACAGGGACAGGTGAATTTGGTGCAACAGTCGCAGTCCTCCAATCCTGATGAATCTGTAGAAAGAAGTAGAGGAGCCTCAGCAAGAACTTGGGAATACCCTCGTCTGATGCCCTTCCAGGAGCCCGAGGACATAGAACATTACCTTTCAACATTCGAAAGGGTGGCTACAGTGTGTGACTGGCCAAGAGCAGATTGGGCAATCCGTCTTGTTCCTTTACTTACAGGAGGGGCCAGGGCGGCATTTTTGGCCATGCCAGTAGAGGAGTCCCTGATCTATGACTCATTAAAAGCTGCCATCCTAGAGAAGTACGAGATCAGCACCGAAACGTACAGGGTGAGGTTCCGTTCTCTCGAATGGGAGGAAGGTCAGTCTCCTAAAGAACTTCTGACACTGTTGAAAGAATTATGCACTAAATGGTTACAACCCCAGAAACACTCAATAGACCAGATAATTGACTTTATTCTGTTAGAACAACTTTTGCAGGTATTTGATATTAAAATCCGTACATGGGTAGAGGAGCATCGGCCAAAGACTTCCAAAGAAGCAGCGGAGCTGGCTGAGGTATTCCTGGCTGCCCATCGTCCAAGGAACCTGCGGAAGGAGGATAAAGTCATTCAGAGGCCCAGAACAACAGCTAAGCCCACAG TTGCAGGAAAAATTCGCCAACCTGTCGCAGTTTGTTAA